A stretch of the Marivirga tractuosa DSM 4126 genome encodes the following:
- a CDS encoding ABC transporter permease, translating to MEKLVVDASKPKWHINLKELWAYRDLFYILAYRDLRVRYAQTFLGLLWAFIQPLATLLIFTVVFGKVAVVDTSGVPYPLFAVCGMASWSYFSFVLNQSGNSIIGAQEMVKKIYFPRLVIPLSKALVGFVDFAIAMLFVVILMIYYGFIPSANIIYLPVFIILTIISALAVGIWLSALTIRYRDFQHVVPFLVQFGLYATPVGYQAKDVIKRLPDWGSFLYYANPMAGIVEGFRWSLLGGDPPSIFAYFSFSIVILLFITGLLYFKRVEKVMADIV from the coding sequence TATTGGCTTATAGAGATTTGAGAGTTCGATATGCACAGACATTTCTTGGATTGTTATGGGCATTTATTCAGCCTTTGGCAACTTTATTAATATTTACGGTAGTTTTCGGAAAGGTAGCAGTAGTGGATACAAGTGGAGTGCCTTACCCTTTATTTGCTGTTTGCGGAATGGCTTCTTGGTCTTATTTTTCATTTGTTTTAAACCAATCGGGAAACTCCATAATTGGGGCCCAGGAGATGGTGAAAAAAATCTATTTTCCGAGATTGGTTATTCCTCTTTCAAAGGCGCTAGTAGGCTTTGTTGATTTTGCTATTGCCATGTTATTTGTGGTGATCTTAATGATTTATTATGGATTTATTCCATCCGCAAATATTATTTACTTGCCCGTATTTATCATTTTGACCATTATTTCAGCATTAGCAGTTGGGATTTGGTTAAGTGCATTAACTATCAGATACCGTGATTTCCAACATGTTGTACCTTTCTTAGTACAGTTCGGACTTTATGCCACTCCAGTTGGCTATCAAGCAAAAGACGTGATCAAAAGATTACCGGATTGGGGCTCATTCCTTTATTACGCTAACCCAATGGCCGGAATTGTAGAAGGCTTTAGATGGAGCCTTTTAGGTGGAGATCCTCCAAGTATATTTGCTTACTTCTCTTTTAGCATAGTCATCCTTCTATTCATAACAGGTCTGTTATATTTCAAAAGAGTAGAAAAGGTGATGGCGGATATTGTTTAG
- a CDS encoding aspartate kinase yields MIVLKFGGTSVGTPQGMNQIREIITKDNNKKLVVLSALSGVTNTLVEIGERLRKKEKEQATKVIKKLQKRYDEFLEELFETESFKNKASAIIADSMDFIKSCLEKPFTNSIDKELLAQGELMSTNIFNLHLQEHELNSALINALDFVRTDAFSEPDDAFINKELSDILVKQPAETNLIITQGYICRNAEGNVDNLKRGGSDYTASLVGAALNADEIQIWTDIDGMHNNDPRVVEKTFSIPELSFEEAAELAYFGAKILHPSCIRPAQKRTIPVRLKNTMKPEAPGTLIHTKEGSGEGIKAIAAKDGIVAIKIKSLRMLMAYGFLRRVFEIFEKYKTPIDVITTSEVAISVTIDNIYYLDSILSELRPFGEVEVDQEQSIICLVGNMVAEKPGLVSKIFASLQDVPVRMISYGGSRHNISVVVDTQYKSEALKRLNDGVF; encoded by the coding sequence ATGATTGTATTAAAATTTGGCGGAACTTCTGTTGGAACGCCTCAAGGAATGAATCAGATTCGTGAAATCATCACGAAAGACAACAATAAAAAGTTAGTAGTGCTGTCGGCCCTTAGCGGAGTGACCAATACCTTGGTTGAGATAGGAGAGAGATTGCGCAAAAAAGAAAAGGAGCAAGCAACTAAAGTCATCAAAAAGCTACAAAAGCGTTATGATGAGTTTTTAGAAGAGCTTTTTGAAACTGAATCATTCAAAAATAAGGCATCTGCTATCATTGCTGATAGCATGGATTTCATTAAATCATGCTTGGAAAAACCTTTCACCAATTCGATTGATAAAGAATTACTGGCTCAAGGCGAGTTGATGTCCACCAATATTTTCAATTTACATTTGCAGGAGCATGAATTAAACAGCGCCTTGATCAATGCTTTGGATTTCGTGAGAACCGATGCTTTCTCAGAACCTGATGATGCCTTCATCAATAAGGAATTATCGGATATTTTAGTAAAGCAGCCAGCCGAAACGAATCTAATTATAACCCAAGGCTATATTTGCCGCAATGCAGAAGGAAATGTCGACAATTTAAAAAGAGGTGGGAGTGATTACACAGCATCTTTGGTGGGTGCTGCGCTTAATGCTGACGAAATCCAAATCTGGACGGATATTGACGGCATGCACAATAATGACCCAAGAGTTGTTGAAAAAACTTTTAGCATTCCAGAACTTTCTTTCGAAGAAGCAGCAGAGTTGGCTTATTTTGGAGCAAAGATTTTACATCCTTCTTGTATAAGACCTGCACAAAAAAGAACGATTCCTGTTCGCTTGAAAAACACCATGAAGCCTGAAGCGCCTGGTACTTTGATTCATACCAAAGAAGGCAGTGGAGAAGGCATTAAAGCCATAGCTGCTAAGGATGGAATAGTCGCTATCAAAATAAAATCCTTGCGAATGTTGATGGCTTATGGCTTTTTGAGAAGAGTGTTTGAAATTTTCGAGAAGTACAAAACACCAATTGACGTAATTACGACTTCTGAGGTAGCCATATCTGTGACAATTGATAATATTTATTATTTAGACAGTATTTTAAGTGAATTGCGCCCTTTTGGAGAAGTGGAAGTAGATCAGGAGCAAAGTATCATCTGTTTAGTGGGCAATATGGTGGCTGAAAAACCAGGTTTGGTAAGCAAGATTTTTGCATCCCTTCAAGATGTTCCAGTGCGTATGATTTCTTATGGTGGTAGCCGTCATAATATTTCTGTAGTGGTCGATACGCAATATAAATCAGAGGCTTTGAAGAGATTGAATGATGGAGTTTTTTAG
- the ribH gene encoding 6,7-dimethyl-8-ribityllumazine synthase, which translates to MASNLKNLSEHSGKNMKGLQDKKFAIVVSEWNEEVTESLYNGAYETLLDNGISKENIEKHYVPGSFELSLAAQWMAERKEIDAVICLGCVIQGETKHFDFICDAVAHGITNVSLKYNKPIIFGVLTPNTQQQALDRAGGKHGNKGDEAAFTALKMLGLAKGL; encoded by the coding sequence ATGGCATCAAATCTTAAAAACCTTAGTGAGCATTCCGGTAAAAATATGAAGGGATTGCAAGACAAAAAATTTGCAATTGTGGTTTCAGAATGGAATGAAGAAGTAACAGAATCCTTATACAATGGTGCTTACGAAACATTGCTGGATAATGGAATTTCTAAAGAAAACATAGAAAAACACTATGTTCCAGGAAGTTTTGAATTAAGCTTAGCAGCACAATGGATGGCAGAAAGAAAAGAAATTGATGCTGTGATTTGCTTAGGATGTGTAATTCAAGGAGAAACCAAACATTTTGATTTCATCTGTGATGCAGTGGCTCATGGAATTACCAACGTCAGTCTAAAGTATAACAAACCGATTATTTTTGGAGTTTTGACTCCCAATACACAGCAACAGGCCTTAGACAGAGCTGGAGGAAAGCACGGCAACAAAGGAGATGAAGCTGCATTTACCGCATTAAAAATGTTAGGATTAGCAAAAGGATTATGA
- a CDS encoding tetratricopeptide repeat protein — MAKTKTKEKQSSEFYENPEVLAQQLSKTEEFIENNKKIVFGLGGIIALIIVAFFGYRYYMNNLNQEAQKEMFQAVYWYENEEYDLALNGDGNNFGFLAIVEDYGSTKAGNLASFYLGSIYLQQGEFETAIDYLEDFSSDDLLVQARAYALIGDAYMELGNYSTAADHYGKAANYKSNKEFSPEYLMKQGLAYEKANDLEAAMGSYRKVVKDFSDSKQKTEAQKYLSRLEAQK, encoded by the coding sequence ATGGCAAAAACAAAAACTAAAGAGAAACAAAGTTCCGAGTTTTACGAAAATCCTGAGGTATTAGCTCAGCAACTTTCTAAAACGGAAGAATTTATTGAAAACAATAAAAAGATAGTATTCGGTTTAGGGGGAATTATCGCCTTGATCATCGTAGCTTTTTTTGGTTACCGATACTATATGAATAATCTTAACCAAGAAGCTCAAAAGGAAATGTTCCAGGCAGTTTATTGGTATGAGAATGAAGAATATGACTTAGCCTTAAACGGTGATGGTAATAACTTCGGATTTTTAGCTATTGTCGAAGATTACGGATCAACTAAAGCTGGAAACTTAGCTAGTTTCTATTTAGGTAGCATTTATCTTCAGCAAGGTGAATTTGAAACCGCTATTGATTATTTAGAAGATTTTAGCAGTGATGATTTATTGGTCCAAGCCAGAGCTTATGCTTTAATAGGCGATGCTTACATGGAATTAGGTAACTATTCAACAGCTGCAGATCACTATGGAAAAGCCGCAAATTATAAAAGCAATAAAGAATTTAGCCCTGAATATTTAATGAAGCAAGGCTTAGCTTATGAAAAAGCTAACGATTTAGAAGCTGCAATGGGAAGCTATCGAAAGGTGGTTAAGGATTTCAGTGATTCCAAACAGAAGACGGAAGCACAAAAATACCTATCCCGACTAGAGGCTCAAAAATAA
- the pdhA gene encoding pyruvate dehydrogenase (acetyl-transferring) E1 component subunit alpha — translation MATKKSKTANKKSFDKETYMEWFKSMTLMRRFEEKSGQLYGQQKISGFCHLYIGQEACVAGAVSALKKGDKYITAYRDHAHPIGLGTDPKYVMAELFGKETGVSKGKGGSMHMFDKENHFFGGHGIVGGQIPLGAGIAFSEQYKGTDNVCITYMGDGAVRQGAFHEALNMAMSMKLPVIFAIENNGYAMGTSVKRTSNVTELHTLGEAYDMPSKGVDAMNVENVHNAVAEAAERARKGDGPTLLEFRTYRYKGHSMSDPAKYRTKEELEEYKGKDPIEQAREVILKNKYATEDELKEIDNAAKEQVKECVKFAEESDFPHVDEVYRDVYAQEDYPFIVD, via the coding sequence ATGGCTACAAAGAAATCAAAAACTGCCAATAAAAAGAGTTTCGATAAAGAAACCTATATGGAATGGTTCAAGTCCATGACCTTGATGAGAAGATTTGAGGAAAAATCCGGTCAATTATACGGTCAACAAAAAATAAGTGGTTTTTGCCACCTTTACATTGGACAGGAGGCTTGCGTAGCCGGTGCTGTTAGTGCATTGAAAAAAGGTGATAAATATATCACAGCATATAGAGATCATGCCCATCCAATTGGCCTAGGGACAGATCCTAAGTACGTAATGGCGGAATTATTCGGAAAAGAAACCGGTGTTTCTAAAGGAAAAGGTGGTTCTATGCATATGTTCGATAAAGAAAACCATTTCTTTGGCGGTCATGGAATTGTAGGTGGACAAATTCCTTTGGGTGCTGGTATTGCATTCTCTGAGCAGTATAAAGGAACTGATAATGTTTGCATCACCTATATGGGTGATGGTGCGGTTCGTCAAGGTGCCTTTCACGAAGCTTTGAATATGGCCATGAGCATGAAATTACCTGTTATTTTTGCTATTGAAAATAATGGTTATGCTATGGGTACTTCCGTAAAAAGAACATCTAACGTTACTGAATTGCACACTTTAGGTGAGGCTTATGATATGCCTTCCAAAGGAGTTGATGCCATGAACGTGGAGAACGTTCATAATGCAGTGGCAGAAGCTGCTGAAAGAGCAAGAAAAGGTGATGGTCCAACTTTATTGGAATTCAGAACTTATAGATATAAAGGGCATTCAATGTCTGACCCTGCTAAGTATAGAACTAAAGAGGAATTGGAAGAATACAAAGGAAAAGATCCAATTGAGCAGGCTAGAGAAGTTATTTTGAAAAATAAATATGCTACCGAGGATGAGTTAAAAGAAATTGATAATGCAGCAAAAGAGCAAGTAAAAGAATGTGTGAAATTTGCTGAAGAATCTGATTTCCCTCATGTTGATGAGGTTTACAGAGATGTTTACGCTCAGGAGGATTATCCTTTTATAGTGGATTAA
- the recF gene encoding DNA replication/repair protein RecF (All proteins in this family for which functions are known are DNA-binding proteins that assist the filamentation of RecA onto DNA for the initiation of recombination or recombinational repair.), with the protein MKLQNIRLAQFKNYPQANFSFVDGINCFLGRNGIGKTNLLDAIYYLAFTKSAFNAIDKDNILHEEAFFSIKANFEVEDKNIEMLCAVRLGEKKVVRWGGKEYEKLSEHIGKLPLVMIVPQDTDIVREASEMRRKFFDNLLCQLDQEYLKLLVNYNHLLKQRNALLKSFLEKNRFSADQLAPYDELMIPLAMKISDERNKLMENFLPIFQEFYKDLSDNQEEVAINYDTRVTKSFQSDFKGQHQKDFRQGRTTMGIHKDDYVFLSEGKPVKKFGSQGQQKSFVIALKLAQFELLKSTKNQKPLLLLDDIFDKLDDKRIAYLLKMMADGRFGQIFLTDARPERSKEYLKKIDTEKKFFELDLNRAY; encoded by the coding sequence ATGAAGCTCCAAAATATCCGATTAGCCCAATTCAAAAACTATCCGCAAGCAAATTTCTCATTTGTGGATGGTATAAATTGCTTTTTAGGGCGAAATGGGATCGGTAAAACTAATTTGTTGGATGCTATTTATTATTTGGCTTTCACCAAAAGTGCATTTAATGCGATAGATAAAGATAATATTTTGCACGAAGAGGCTTTTTTCTCAATCAAAGCAAATTTTGAAGTAGAGGACAAGAATATAGAAATGCTTTGTGCCGTTCGCTTGGGTGAAAAAAAGGTGGTAAGATGGGGTGGGAAGGAATATGAAAAACTAAGTGAGCATATAGGCAAATTACCCCTTGTCATGATTGTTCCGCAGGATACTGATATTGTCAGGGAAGCCAGTGAAATGCGCAGAAAATTTTTTGACAACTTACTTTGCCAGCTGGATCAAGAATATTTAAAGTTATTGGTAAATTACAATCATCTTTTGAAGCAAAGAAATGCATTATTGAAATCCTTTTTGGAGAAAAATCGATTTTCAGCTGATCAGCTAGCTCCTTATGACGAATTGATGATTCCTTTAGCTATGAAGATTTCTGATGAGCGAAATAAGTTAATGGAAAATTTCTTACCAATCTTTCAAGAATTTTATAAAGATTTATCGGATAATCAGGAAGAAGTGGCTATAAATTACGATACCCGAGTTACAAAATCATTCCAGAGTGATTTTAAAGGCCAACATCAAAAAGATTTTCGACAAGGTAGGACTACGATGGGAATTCATAAAGATGATTATGTGTTTCTTTCTGAAGGAAAGCCCGTGAAAAAATTTGGTTCGCAAGGACAACAAAAATCATTTGTTATTGCGTTAAAATTAGCCCAATTTGAATTGCTGAAATCTACTAAGAACCAAAAACCGTTACTTTTGTTGGATGACATTTTTGATAAATTAGATGACAAAAGAATAGCGTATTTATTGAAAATGATGGCAGATGGTCGGTTCGGTCAAATCTTCTTGACTGATGCCAGGCCCGAAAGAAGTAAAGAGTACTTGAAAAAAATTGATACAGAAAAGAAATTTTTTGAACTAGACCTAAATAGAGCCTATTAG
- a CDS encoding DUF721 domain-containing protein, which yields MYKKKNPHPASIRKSEATPLGQVINEMFDAYHLNRKVDQTQVVNLWPKIMGKAIASRTKGVFMKDSKLFVTVESSALKQELHMSKERIIYLFREELGKEVVKEIVLL from the coding sequence ATGTATAAAAAGAAAAATCCACATCCCGCAAGCATCAGAAAATCGGAAGCTACTCCGCTTGGACAGGTCATCAATGAAATGTTTGATGCTTATCACCTCAACAGAAAAGTAGATCAAACACAAGTAGTGAATTTGTGGCCAAAAATAATGGGCAAGGCTATTGCAAGTAGAACAAAAGGTGTTTTTATGAAGGACAGCAAACTTTTCGTGACGGTTGAATCTAGTGCCCTCAAACAGGAGCTCCATATGAGCAAAGAAAGGATCATATATTTATTCAGGGAAGAACTAGGTAAAGAAGTGGTGAAGGAAATAGTGTTGCTATAA
- a CDS encoding arylesterase, whose amino-acid sequence MKFSFNHLLAILIVLTTACNSNPKKEEKTTEKKVEEKVTEKAEQQNNIIFFGNSLTAGYGVEAEEAFAGLIQERLDSLGYEYNVINAGVSGETTASGLSRVEWVVKRQPVEIFILELGGNDGLRGIKPEETNKNLRAIIDKVRKIHPDVKILLAGMMVPPNMGQAYAEEFQKIFPKIAEEKNVNLIPFLLKDVGGEADLNLPDGIHPTPEGHKIVAETVWKNLKEMLEK is encoded by the coding sequence ATGAAATTCTCATTCAATCATCTATTGGCGATACTAATTGTTTTGACTACAGCCTGTAATTCAAACCCAAAGAAGGAAGAAAAAACAACTGAAAAAAAAGTAGAGGAAAAAGTTACTGAAAAAGCAGAACAACAAAACAACATCATTTTCTTTGGTAACAGTCTTACAGCAGGATATGGAGTAGAAGCGGAAGAAGCTTTTGCCGGTTTGATTCAGGAAAGATTGGATTCATTAGGCTACGAATACAATGTAATCAATGCCGGAGTAAGTGGGGAGACTACAGCCAGCGGATTATCAAGAGTAGAATGGGTTGTAAAACGTCAGCCAGTAGAAATTTTTATTTTGGAATTAGGAGGAAATGATGGTTTGAGAGGTATTAAACCTGAAGAAACCAATAAAAACCTAAGAGCGATAATTGATAAAGTCAGGAAAATCCATCCTGATGTAAAAATTCTGCTCGCAGGCATGATGGTACCTCCAAATATGGGACAAGCTTATGCAGAAGAATTTCAAAAGATATTCCCTAAAATAGCAGAAGAAAAAAATGTAAATCTCATTCCTTTTCTTTTGAAAGATGTGGGCGGTGAAGCAGACTTAAACCTACCGGACGGCATCCATCCAACACCTGAAGGTCATAAAATTGTAGCGGAAACTGTTTGGAAAAATTTGAAGGAAATGCTTGAAAAGTAA
- a CDS encoding SMP-30/gluconolactonase/LRE family protein, protein MIDLRSILLISFSVCLFFGCNQQPKMPVSENAEIMKIAEGFDFTEGPTADRSGNVYFTDQPNNKIYKYALNGELSIFTDSSGRSNGLYIDHNQNLWACADGKNQLWKFSLDGEKEIILNPSGDLAFNGPNDVWVHKNGNLYFTDPIYQRPYWENQHDTVGHQSVYLLKNAEPILLDSTLVQANGVVGNSEENLLFVADIGADKTYRYKINKEGMLVDKKLFVSQGSDGMTLDSEGNLYLTGNGVDIYDKDGSFLQHLDIPEDWTANICFGGKDFDRLIITASRSLYKVKTNVKTVR, encoded by the coding sequence ATGATTGATTTAAGAAGTATTCTTCTGATAAGCTTTTCTGTATGTTTATTTTTTGGGTGTAATCAACAGCCAAAAATGCCCGTTTCGGAAAATGCTGAAATAATGAAAATTGCAGAGGGTTTTGATTTCACTGAAGGCCCAACAGCCGATAGGTCAGGAAATGTCTATTTCACCGATCAACCCAATAATAAAATTTATAAATATGCTCTTAATGGGGAACTAAGTATTTTCACAGATAGCTCTGGCAGATCAAATGGATTATATATTGATCATAATCAAAATCTCTGGGCTTGTGCAGATGGAAAGAATCAATTGTGGAAATTCTCTTTAGATGGTGAGAAGGAAATCATTTTAAATCCATCGGGAGATTTAGCTTTTAATGGGCCGAATGATGTTTGGGTTCACAAAAACGGAAATCTTTATTTTACAGATCCGATTTACCAAAGACCATATTGGGAAAATCAGCACGATACCGTTGGGCATCAATCTGTTTATTTATTGAAAAATGCTGAGCCAATTTTGTTGGATTCAACGCTTGTTCAAGCCAATGGAGTGGTCGGAAATTCAGAAGAGAACTTGCTGTTTGTGGCTGATATTGGCGCTGATAAAACTTATCGCTATAAAATTAATAAAGAAGGGATGCTCGTAGACAAAAAACTTTTTGTTTCACAGGGTTCAGACGGAATGACTTTGGATTCAGAAGGAAATTTATATTTGACAGGAAATGGAGTGGATATTTATGATAAGGATGGGAGTTTTCTCCAACACCTTGATATTCCTGAAGATTGGACAGCCAACATTTGTTTTGGAGGTAAGGATTTTGATCGATTAATTATTACGGCATCCCGATCCTTGTACAAAGTTAAAACCAATGTGAAAACCGTTCGTTGA
- a CDS encoding DUF2490 domain-containing protein: MTFRVIIILTFLFSFSPVIAQDDPDLGAWYMYFGGVEFENSQFGIHAEAQYRNHNIIGDLEQLLLRTGMRYHLKDGSATFTLGYGNITTQAVGEPNNTVVENRIYQEALLKQNVSIVSLNHRFRYEQRFVDNQDFRTRLRYALFINIPLSDKKFSKGAFYIPIYNEIFINGEKMENIEYFDRNRLYGGLGYVWKENMRFQVGVMEQTLNSDFSKTQLQFSFHHNFQFN, from the coding sequence ATGACTTTTAGAGTAATTATTATTTTAACTTTTTTATTTTCCTTTAGCCCAGTTATAGCTCAAGATGATCCGGATTTAGGTGCTTGGTATATGTATTTTGGTGGGGTAGAATTTGAGAACAGTCAATTTGGAATTCATGCTGAGGCTCAATATCGAAATCACAATATAATTGGTGATTTAGAACAATTGCTATTAAGAACTGGGATGCGATATCATTTAAAAGATGGGTCTGCCACATTCACTTTAGGCTATGGAAATATAACGACCCAAGCCGTTGGCGAACCCAACAATACGGTTGTAGAAAACCGGATTTATCAAGAAGCTTTATTAAAGCAAAATGTGTCAATAGTTTCCTTAAATCACCGTTTCAGATACGAGCAGCGTTTTGTGGATAATCAAGATTTCCGAACGCGATTGCGATATGCCTTATTTATCAATATTCCACTATCAGATAAAAAATTTAGCAAGGGCGCATTTTACATTCCAATTTACAATGAGATTTTCATAAATGGTGAAAAAATGGAAAACATAGAGTATTTTGATAGGAACCGCCTTTATGGAGGTTTAGGCTATGTTTGGAAAGAAAACATGAGATTCCAAGTGGGTGTGATGGAGCAAACACTCAATAGTGATTTTAGTAAAACCCAATTACAGTTTTCATTCCATCATAATTTTCAATTTAATTAG
- a CDS encoding DinB family protein: protein MRNQSYVDFAIYNIWANNKFIDALSNINEELLNQKIEASFPSIIKTISHLWMAEMGWLSRLQDKGWEVSEITNFSGNAKEQLKSWQKTSAAFKSFVENQDLEQKLHFDHKGKSYSIPFREIAQTVFTHGSYHRGQLVMMMRQLGITNIPKTDYIEWVRQNV, encoded by the coding sequence ATGAGAAATCAAAGCTATGTCGATTTTGCAATTTATAATATTTGGGCGAATAACAAGTTTATAGATGCACTCTCGAATATTAATGAAGAACTGCTAAACCAAAAAATTGAAGCAAGTTTTCCCAGTATTATTAAAACGATTTCTCACTTGTGGATGGCTGAAATGGGCTGGCTTTCTAGGCTTCAAGATAAAGGTTGGGAAGTCTCGGAAATCACCAACTTTTCAGGTAATGCTAAGGAGCAATTAAAATCATGGCAAAAAACTTCTGCCGCTTTTAAAAGCTTTGTAGAGAATCAAGATTTAGAACAAAAGCTTCATTTTGATCATAAAGGTAAGAGTTACTCCATTCCTTTTCGTGAAATTGCTCAAACAGTCTTTACTCATGGTAGCTATCACCGCGGCCAATTGGTGATGATGATGCGCCAGCTTGGAATTACAAATATTCCTAAAACAGATTATATCGAGTGGGTTAGGCAAAATGTTTAA
- the gltX gene encoding glutamate--tRNA ligase has product MSQAVRVRFAPSPTGPLHIGGVRTALYNYLFAKKAGGQFILRIEDTDQNRYVNGAEDYIHQTLKWLGITPDESPWNDQGEVGPYRQSERKEHYAKYAQQLLDDDKAYYAFDTSEELDEMRERLKAARVDTPQYNAITRMQMKNSLTLSKEEVEAKLDAGEPYVIRLKVPRKEEVRLNDKVRGWVMVHSTQIDDKILMKSDGMPTYHLANVIDDHLMGITHVIRGEEWLPSAPLHVLLYQFFGWEDTMPEFAHLPLLLKPDGNGKLSKRDAEKHGFPIFPMEWKDPASGEFLAGFKEEGYLPDALLNFLAFLGWNPGNEQEIFSLEELIEAFTIERIGKAGAKFDIQKAKWFNEQYLKNKSNSELAEYLRNDVEANGIEVSQEKLERIVHALKERVTFPTEFWTQGQYFFQKPDSYDEKVVRKKWNADVDKALSLYADALEKVDHLDAGNAKATFASVLEEEGIGMGKVMQSLRVSITGQAGGPDLMEIIEILGKEEITERIRLALEKLKDQISE; this is encoded by the coding sequence ATGAGTCAAGCTGTACGTGTACGTTTTGCCCCAAGTCCTACGGGACCTCTCCACATTGGAGGAGTCAGAACGGCTTTATATAATTACCTTTTTGCTAAGAAAGCAGGAGGTCAATTTATTTTAAGAATAGAAGATACCGACCAAAACCGCTATGTTAATGGTGCTGAAGATTATATTCATCAAACCTTAAAATGGCTGGGGATAACGCCTGATGAAAGTCCTTGGAATGATCAAGGAGAAGTTGGACCCTACCGACAAAGTGAACGTAAAGAGCATTACGCTAAGTATGCTCAGCAATTATTAGATGATGACAAGGCTTACTATGCTTTTGATACTTCTGAAGAGTTGGATGAAATGCGCGAGCGATTGAAAGCGGCCAGAGTGGATACGCCACAGTATAATGCTATCACTCGAATGCAAATGAAAAACTCCTTGACTCTATCTAAAGAGGAAGTAGAAGCCAAATTGGATGCAGGTGAGCCTTATGTGATTCGTTTAAAAGTACCCCGAAAGGAAGAAGTTCGCTTAAATGACAAAGTTCGAGGATGGGTGATGGTGCATTCCACGCAGATAGATGATAAAATCTTAATGAAATCTGATGGAATGCCGACTTATCATCTCGCCAATGTGATCGATGATCATTTGATGGGCATAACTCATGTAATCCGTGGGGAAGAATGGTTACCGTCAGCTCCTTTGCATGTTTTGCTTTACCAATTTTTTGGTTGGGAAGATACAATGCCAGAATTTGCCCATTTACCTTTATTGCTAAAACCAGACGGTAATGGAAAATTAAGCAAGCGAGATGCTGAAAAGCATGGGTTTCCAATTTTTCCGATGGAATGGAAAGACCCGGCTTCAGGAGAGTTTTTAGCAGGCTTTAAAGAGGAGGGATACCTTCCTGACGCACTATTGAACTTTCTGGCATTTTTAGGTTGGAACCCGGGTAATGAGCAAGAAATATTCAGTTTGGAGGAATTGATTGAAGCTTTTACCATAGAAAGAATTGGAAAAGCCGGAGCTAAATTTGATATCCAAAAAGCCAAATGGTTCAATGAGCAATACCTTAAAAATAAATCCAATTCAGAATTGGCAGAATATCTAAGAAATGATGTTGAAGCAAATGGAATTGAGGTTTCTCAAGAAAAATTGGAGCGCATTGTTCATGCACTAAAAGAAAGGGTGACTTTTCCAACGGAATTTTGGACTCAAGGACAGTATTTCTTCCAAAAGCCTGATAGCTATGATGAAAAAGTAGTGAGAAAGAAATGGAATGCAGATGTCGATAAAGCCTTAAGCTTATATGCGGATGCTTTAGAAAAGGTTGATCACTTGGATGCAGGCAATGCCAAAGCAACTTTTGCCTCCGTTTTAGAAGAGGAAGGAATTGGCATGGGGAAAGTAATGCAGTCCTTAAGGGTAAGCATTACTGGACAAGCTGGAGGTCCTGATTTAATGGAGATTATAGAAATTTTAGGCAAGGAAGAAATAACAGAAAGGATTCGTTTAGCGTTAGAAAAGCTAAAGGATCAAATTTCTGAATGA